The window CTTTAACGTTGTCATAGAACTTTTTGATCTGCTTGACTGCATCCTCAATTTCCATGACATGGGCCGTATAATACTGGGCCACCATTTTTGTACGAATCTGGGTCAAGGTCAGTCCATGACGGATGGAAAAAATTTTCCAGTTTTTTGTCACATATTCACAGATGTAATCAGAAAAAAGGACCAGAGCCTGGTTGTATTCAGCCTCGTATTTTCCAGGGTCACTTCCCTGGATAAGATCCTTTAAAACCTGTTTGGGACTGTCCAGTACCTGTTTGGTGATTGCAAACTGCCCCACAGACCCCGAAGGCAATTTTTCTTCAAAGGTAAGCATGGCTTCCTCGACAACGGACACAAGCCCCCGGGCACCGGTATTTTCCTTGTGCGCCCTTGATGCCAACTCCTTTAATGCCTCGTCAGTGAACACCACATCAATCCCGTAGGCTTTAAAATCAAGGCGCTTACTTAAAATTACGGGGTTATTGGGCATCTTCAGGATGTCGTACAGATCCTTTTCGGTCAGTTCATCCAATACACAGCGCACAGGCACCCTGCCGATGAATTCGGACTCAAATCCATATTCCACCAAATCTTCGGACCGGGTCTCTTTTAATAATTCATTGTCTTTCCTGGCATGGGTCAGCGATGCACCAAATCCGATAGCCTGTTTGCTCAAACGTTTTTTCACCACATCCGTCAGGCCTGAAAAAGCACCGGAAAGAATAAACAGAATATTGGCCGTATTTACCCGCCTGGGCGTACGCTTACCTGTTCTCTGGAATGCCTCAAGTTCCTGCATCATGGATACGGGATCATGGGGAACCTTTAGGTCTACCTCGGTCTCTTCCATGGGCTTGAGCAGGGCCCGCTGGACACCTGTCCGTGAAATCTGGGCACCTATGACATTGGGACTGGC is drawn from uncultured Desulfobacter sp. and contains these coding sequences:
- a CDS encoding AAA family ATPase, which translates into the protein MTYRNDATGPDPKKIEKELGEFLNKKFGGSVKILTPSIQPQQEIITGTTPESGKKKLIDFNIKPSELISYLDQYVVRQDKAKSVLATKICTHFNRIRHQETMISEPFRITGNIKSNILLLGPTGIGKTYLIKLIAKKIGVPFVKADATKFSETGYVGGDVEDLIRDLVKEAKDDIELAECGIVYIDEVDKIAASPNVIGAQISRTGVQRALLKPMEETEVDLKVPHDPVSMMQELEAFQRTGKRTPRRVNTANILFILSGAFSGLTDVVKKRLSKQAIGFGASLTHARKDNELLKETRSEDLVEYGFESEFIGRVPVRCVLDELTEKDLYDILKMPNNPVILSKRLDFKAYGIDVVFTDEALKELASRAHKENTGARGLVSVVEEAMLTFEEKLPSGSVGQFAITKQVLDSPKQVLKDLIQGSDPGKYEAEYNQALVLFSDYICEYVTKNWKIFSIRHGLTLTQIRTKMVAQYYTAHVMEIEDAVKQIKKFYDNVKEMELEISRSYDLNVVFEDDAADFLIQQFIEHNATTDEVLSKIYTDFFDGLNLIREKTGKARFFLSRSALTDHETFLNELIRKEIK